CGAGATTCAAAATCCAAAACCTCACGATATTAGACgaaaaggccaaaaattaaagaccagtgcatttgaatgGCACTTCGCACAAGAAAAAGAACTCTAGCCCTGATATTACATCTGGGCTATTTGTAGCCCCTGAAACTCTAGGCCCGACCCTATTTGTTGCAGTTCGGAGCAAGTCATGCTAATATGGATCCAGGAAACTAGAAAATTGGAACATTCCAAATTCTTCTCCAGAACATATACTCCCTGCCTAAAATATGGTTGACAGTTATGGAAACAAAAATATAACAACAGAAGAAATATGCCTCTTCTTCATCACAGAATTCCTCTTCCCTTCCACCGTCAACCTCTTCTCTTCTCTcccaacaccaccaccaccagaAGACTAATCCCAATCCACTCCATGTCCACTTCATCATCACAAACAACTCCTCACCAATTAGACCATCACGATCAACAACAAGAAGATGAAGAAAAACAAGCTTCATTATCTCAAGTCTTGAAATACCACCAAGAAACCAAACACTCTTTCACAAACTACTCTCGAGGTCCACGTGGTCTTGATTGGGCAAATCAACCCAACCCTTTTCGCCGTTACATATCTTCTCCACTAATCCCTTTATTACACCCTCCATTTTCTCAAGAATCATCTCCACTTTACTCCTCAATTTTCAAGACTCTTCCTTTTCCAAAACCCATTTCACAACTCACAATTTCTCAGCTTTTCTATGATTCTTTAGCCTTATCAGCTTGGAAATCTACTGGTTTTTCAACTTGGTCACTTCGTGTAAACCCTAGTAGTGGTAATCTTCATCCAACTGAAGCTTATATTATTTGTCCACCTGTTGAAACACTGTCAGATAAAGGTTTTGTAGCTCATTATGCACCAAAAGAACATTCTTTGGAGATTAGAGCTCAATTCCAATCTAGTTTTTTCACAAGATTCTTCCCTGAGAACTCTTTCCTTATTGGGTTATCATCTATATTTTGGAGGGAATCTTGGAAATATGGTGAAAGGGCATTTAGGTATTGTAATCATGATGTTGGTCATGCTATTGCTGCTGTTACAATAGCAGCAGCAGGTCTTGGATGGGATGTCAAAGTTCTTGATGGATTAGGTTATGAGGATTTAGAGAAGTTAACAGGTCTTGGAATTTTTCCTAAGTTTGAAATTCCGTCTCGACCGATAAAAGGGAAAATGCCAGAGATTGAATTTGAACATCCAGATTGTGTTCTTCTGGTTTTTCCTAGTGGAGTGAGTGAGTTTGAAATGGATTATAAGGAGTTGAGTTGTGCTCTTTCGGAGTTTTCGGGTTTGGATTGGAAGGGAAAGCCTAATCAGCTTAGTAAAGAACACATTTGTTGGGATATTATATATAGAACAGCTGAAGCATCGAAAAAGCCATTAACAATGTTTAATGGATCAGTAGTTGATCCATTTCAGAGTAGCGGAACATTTAGTGAAAGCTGTTATAAGGATTTCAGTTTAAGGGAAGTGATTAGAAAGAGGAGGAGCGCAGTGGATATGGATGGTTCTACCGAAATGGCCAAAGAAACATTTTATCAGATATTGTTGCATTGTATGCCTTCTGGTTCACGCGATGGAGAGAAACATGTTAGACAACTGGCATTGCCATTTAGGTCACTTGCTTGGGATAGTGAAGTCCATGCTGCTATGTTTGTTCATAGAGTTGTTGGCTTGCCAAAAGGGTTATATTTTTTGGTTAGAAATGAGAACCATTTGGAGGATCTTAAGAAAGATACTAGAGCTCAGTTCAAATGGGTGAAACCAGATGGTTGTCCTGATGATCTTCCTCTGTATGAGCTAGCCAGGGGCGACTGCAAGGAGCTTTCAAAACGATTATCATGCCATCAGGTACTTATTTTCAGTTCTTTAATATGATCATATTAGTAAGGATTTCTTGATAAGtcatgttacaacaacaacatacccagtgaagtcccacaagtgggatctggggagggtagggtGTGCC
The sequence above is a segment of the Lycium barbarum isolate Lr01 chromosome 6, ASM1917538v2, whole genome shotgun sequence genome. Coding sequences within it:
- the LOC132645723 gene encoding uncharacterized protein LOC132645723, which gives rise to MPLLHHRIPLPFHRQPLLFSPNTTTTRRLIPIHSMSTSSSQTTPHQLDHHDQQQEDEEKQASLSQVLKYHQETKHSFTNYSRGPRGLDWANQPNPFRRYISSPLIPLLHPPFSQESSPLYSSIFKTLPFPKPISQLTISQLFYDSLALSAWKSTGFSTWSLRVNPSSGNLHPTEAYIICPPVETLSDKGFVAHYAPKEHSLEIRAQFQSSFFTRFFPENSFLIGLSSIFWRESWKYGERAFRYCNHDVGHAIAAVTIAAAGLGWDVKVLDGLGYEDLEKLTGLGIFPKFEIPSRPIKGKMPEIEFEHPDCVLLVFPSGVSEFEMDYKELSCALSEFSGLDWKGKPNQLSKEHICWDIIYRTAEASKKPLTMFNGSVVDPFQSSGTFSESCYKDFSLREVIRKRRSAVDMDGSTEMAKETFYQILLHCMPSGSRDGEKHVRQLALPFRSLAWDSEVHAAMFVHRVVGLPKGLYFLVRNENHLEDLKKDTRAQFKWVKPDGCPDDLPLYELARGDCKELSKRLSCHQDIAGDGCFSLGMIAHFEPTLRNKGSWMYPRLFWETGVLGQVLYLESHAVGISATGIGCFFDDPVHEVLGLKGSNYQSLYHFTVGGPVVDKRIMSLPAYPGPSVDA